In Cereibacter sphaeroides 2.4.1, a genomic segment contains:
- a CDS encoding PIN domain-containing protein, translating to MSAEFADTNVILYLLDNGPKADCAEEILGHRPRISVQVLNETLVNCRRKAGLSWEEAGAFLEGVRALCPVESLTIQTHDVGRALAERYGFSIYDSIIVASALVAGCTTLWSEDMQDGLLVEGQLRIVNPFA from the coding sequence ATGAGCGCTGAGTTCGCGGACACGAACGTCATCCTTTACCTGCTCGATAACGGACCGAAGGCTGACTGTGCCGAGGAAATTCTGGGTCATAGGCCCCGGATCAGCGTTCAGGTCCTGAACGAGACGCTGGTGAATTGCCGCCGCAAAGCCGGCCTCAGTTGGGAGGAAGCAGGAGCGTTTCTCGAAGGAGTGCGCGCCCTGTGTCCCGTCGAAAGCCTGACCATTCAGACCCATGACGTCGGCCGCGCCTTGGCGGAACGCTACGGCTTCTCGATCTACGACTCGATTATCGTCGCCAGCGCTTTGGTCGCGGGGTGCACCACCCTGTGGAGCGAGGACATGCAAGATGGCCTGCTGGTTGAAGGCCAGCTTCGCATCGTCAACCCCTTTGCATGA
- a CDS encoding recombinase family protein, with product MPLIGYARVSTEDQTPLPQSQALKAAGCSEIHQEQASGGNRARPVLTRVLERIGRGDTLVVVRIDRLARSLSHLLEVIERLEARGAFFRSLTDPIDTASPQGKFTLQVLGATAEFERALIRERTKAGLASARTEGRIGGNPGLRARDPAALRKIRLARQDGYMERLNQTAQDWVPHVRRLRPAMAWEDVLRILNAPLPEARRWTQSRLLRAVNAYVRDGFLPETVLGRAGRRETDDRLPAIIAAIKGADPNITLQDICKRLEAMRERTPRGRTKWQASSVKMLLERAERLGLVD from the coding sequence ATGCCCCTCATCGGCTACGCCCGCGTCTCCACCGAGGACCAGACCCCCCTGCCCCAGTCCCAGGCCCTCAAGGCCGCAGGCTGCAGCGAGATCCACCAGGAACAGGCCTCCGGCGGAAACCGTGCCCGCCCCGTGCTGACGCGGGTGCTCGAGCGCATCGGCCGCGGCGATACCCTCGTCGTCGTCCGCATCGACCGCCTCGCGCGCTCGCTCTCCCATCTCCTCGAGGTCATCGAACGCCTCGAGGCTAGGGGCGCCTTCTTCCGTTCGCTGACAGACCCGATCGACACAGCCTCACCCCAGGGCAAGTTCACCCTCCAGGTCCTCGGCGCCACGGCCGAGTTCGAGCGTGCCCTGATCCGCGAGCGCACGAAGGCAGGCCTCGCCAGCGCCCGCACCGAAGGCCGGATCGGCGGCAACCCGGGCCTGCGCGCCCGCGATCCGGCAGCGCTGCGCAAGATCCGCCTCGCGCGACAGGACGGCTACATGGAGCGCCTGAACCAGACAGCGCAGGACTGGGTGCCCCACGTCCGCCGCCTGCGCCCCGCCATGGCATGGGAAGACGTGCTGCGCATCCTCAACGCCCCCCTGCCCGAGGCCCGGCGCTGGACCCAGAGCCGGCTCCTGCGAGCCGTCAACGCCTATGTCCGCGACGGCTTCCTGCCCGAAACCGTCCTCGGCCGCGCCGGCCGCCGCGAAACTGACGACCGACTGCCCGCAATCATCGCCGCCATCAAAGGCGCAGACCCGAACATCACCCTGCAGGACATCTGCAAACGCCTCGAGGCCATGCGTGAACGCACCCCACGTGGGAGAACCAAGTGGCAGGCATCATCCGTGAAAATGCTGCTGGAGAGGGCTGAGAGGCTGGGGCTGGTTGACTAG
- a CDS encoding biliverdin-producing heme oxygenase, translating to MNMSHILQHDELAPSLRRRVRGQVAISKPASCPLGRGSASLQPDPCKRVMPLSRDLREKTGMLHNRAETLLGLPSGIMGWADYVDWLRHFLALYDPIERRIVAFGGWSGLASFDPDPGHSRRLIQDLHALGIDTDRIPRAPAEYCPPLTNFARALGARYVLEGSALGGRVILHHLKKRIGDEIGNATAFFGGPSHGTATHWRAFQAALDRFGAAHPDKRADVLAGAAATFTALLEWFTPFVAARRV from the coding sequence ATGAACATGTCGCACATCCTGCAGCACGACGAACTTGCGCCTTCCCTTCGCAGGAGGGTTCGCGGGCAGGTCGCAATCAGCAAGCCCGCTTCCTGTCCGCTGGGTCGTGGATCGGCAAGCTTGCAGCCCGACCCGTGCAAGCGCGTGATGCCCCTTTCCCGCGATCTTCGCGAGAAGACGGGCATGCTCCACAACCGGGCCGAAACGCTCCTCGGCTTGCCAAGCGGCATCATGGGCTGGGCCGATTACGTGGATTGGCTTCGGCATTTTCTAGCCTTGTACGATCCGATCGAACGTAGGATTGTGGCCTTTGGAGGCTGGAGCGGGTTGGCATCCTTCGACCCTGACCCGGGCCATTCGCGGCGCCTGATCCAGGATCTGCACGCCCTTGGCATCGACACCGACCGCATCCCGCGAGCACCGGCCGAATACTGCCCGCCGCTCACGAACTTCGCCCGGGCGCTCGGCGCCCGCTATGTGCTCGAGGGCTCTGCGCTTGGCGGCAGGGTCATCCTGCATCATCTGAAGAAGCGCATCGGCGACGAAATCGGGAATGCGACTGCCTTCTTTGGCGGCCCGTCCCACGGGACCGCGACGCACTGGCGTGCCTTCCAGGCTGCGCTGGACCGGTTCGGTGCGGCACATCCCGACAAGAGGGCGGATGTGCTGGCCGGCGCCGCCGCGACCTTCACGGCGCTCCTCGAATGGTTCACCCCTTTTGTGGCAGCCCGGCGGGTATGA
- a CDS encoding bifunctional diguanylate cyclase/phosphodiesterase produces the protein MTISGGTFDPSICEMEPIATPGAIQPHGALMTARADSGRVAHASVNLGEILGLPAASVLGAPIGEVIGRVNEILLREARRSGSETPETIGSFRRSDGQLLHLHAFQSGDYMCLDIEPVRDEDGRLPPGARQSVIETFSSAMTQVELCELAVHGLQLVLGYDRVMAYRFGADGHGEVIAERRRQDLEPYLGLHYPASDIPQIARALYLRQRVGAIADACYRPVPLLGHPELDDGKPLDLTHSSLRSVSPVHLDYMQNMNTAASLTIGLADGDRLWGMLVCHNTTPRIAGPEWRAAAGMIGQVVSLLLSRLGEVENAAETLARQSTLSTLVERLSTGDTLAAAFVAADQLILDLVGASAAVVRLAGQELHFGRTPPVDAMQKVLDSLGRPSPLEVLSLDDVTLRHPELPELLAAGSGILLLPLTSGDGDLIAWFRPEHVQTITWGGNPAEHGTWNPATQRMRPRASFDAWKETVTGRSLPWTSAERNCARELGEAIAAEMAQRTRAELARLRHYDPLTGLANRSYLQERLAQDGQSAAALLFIDLDRFKAVNDSMGHGVGDGLLIEVARSLVATVRPHDLVVRLGGDEFVVLCHRLDAAGIVSLAERLRQVLEQPFEVAGRKCHISASIGIAMADSIGDLDLVRAADIAMYAAKKNGGNRGELFRPSLYEETTQLVELDNDMRGAIESEQFHLVYQPIFALNPETERLVGFEALLRWDHPLHGALQPGIFIPLAERLGHIHAMGNWVLRRAILQLQAFRSAGPELDLKMNVNVSPLQLARPDFLARLADLLAQVPDLPRHALCLEITETSLSDEAVSEALISIRALGVRIAIDDFGTGFSSLACLRRLPVDVAKLDRAFLGGGHTAAQDHRFFAAVTGLVHAADLKVVQEGIETLDQLALVRAAGADFAQGFHLAAPLSIAAALGLIAASRKE, from the coding sequence ATGACGATCTCTGGGGGCACCTTCGACCCTTCGATCTGCGAGATGGAACCGATCGCCACGCCCGGCGCGATCCAGCCGCACGGAGCGCTGATGACCGCGCGGGCCGACAGCGGCCGCGTCGCCCATGCCAGCGTCAACTTGGGCGAGATCCTCGGCCTGCCCGCGGCCTCGGTTCTGGGGGCGCCCATCGGAGAGGTGATCGGGCGCGTCAACGAGATCTTGCTGCGCGAGGCGCGTCGTAGCGGCTCCGAGACGCCGGAAACAATCGGGTCCTTCCGCAGAAGCGACGGACAGCTGCTGCATCTCCATGCGTTCCAGTCGGGCGACTACATGTGCCTCGACATCGAGCCGGTGCGCGATGAGGATGGCCGGCTCCCTCCGGGAGCCAGGCAATCGGTTATCGAGACCTTCTCCAGCGCCATGACGCAGGTGGAACTCTGCGAGCTCGCGGTTCACGGGCTGCAGCTGGTGCTGGGCTATGACCGGGTGATGGCCTATCGCTTCGGCGCTGACGGACATGGCGAGGTTATCGCCGAGCGGCGCCGGCAGGATCTCGAGCCTTACCTGGGCTTGCACTACCCGGCATCGGACATTCCGCAAATCGCGCGCGCGCTCTACCTGCGCCAGAGGGTGGGTGCCATTGCGGATGCGTGCTACCGGCCGGTTCCGTTGCTCGGCCATCCCGAGCTCGACGACGGCAAGCCCCTCGACCTGACGCACAGTTCGCTGCGCAGCGTCTCGCCGGTCCATCTCGACTACATGCAGAACATGAACACGGCGGCCAGCCTGACCATCGGGCTGGCCGACGGCGACAGGCTGTGGGGGATGCTGGTCTGCCACAACACGACCCCCCGTATTGCCGGCCCCGAGTGGCGTGCGGCGGCGGGCATGATCGGGCAAGTGGTCTCGCTGCTCCTGAGCCGGCTGGGCGAGGTCGAGAATGCCGCCGAGACACTGGCCCGGCAGTCGACGCTCTCGACGCTGGTCGAACGGCTATCGACCGGTGATACGCTGGCTGCGGCATTTGTCGCGGCAGATCAGCTGATCCTCGATCTGGTCGGAGCCAGTGCCGCGGTCGTGCGGCTGGCTGGACAGGAATTGCACTTCGGGCGGACGCCGCCGGTCGATGCGATGCAGAAGGTCCTGGACAGTCTGGGTCGCCCCTCGCCCCTGGAGGTGCTGTCCCTCGACGACGTCACCCTGCGCCATCCCGAGCTGCCAGAGCTGCTGGCGGCCGGAAGCGGCATCCTGCTGCTCCCCCTGACATCCGGGGACGGAGATCTGATCGCCTGGTTCCGCCCTGAGCATGTGCAGACGATCACCTGGGGTGGCAATCCGGCCGAACATGGCACTTGGAACCCGGCAACGCAGCGGATGAGACCGCGCGCCTCGTTCGACGCCTGGAAGGAGACAGTCACCGGCCGCTCGCTTCCCTGGACCTCCGCCGAGCGAAATTGCGCGCGCGAGCTGGGTGAGGCGATCGCCGCCGAGATGGCGCAGCGAACTCGGGCCGAACTCGCGCGGCTGCGCCATTACGACCCGCTGACCGGCCTTGCGAACCGCAGCTACCTTCAGGAGCGCCTGGCGCAGGACGGCCAGTCGGCGGCGGCCTTGCTCTTCATCGACCTCGACCGGTTCAAGGCCGTGAACGACTCGATGGGGCACGGCGTGGGCGACGGGCTGCTGATCGAAGTGGCACGCAGCCTCGTGGCAACCGTGCGTCCCCATGATCTGGTGGTCCGGCTCGGCGGTGACGAGTTTGTTGTGCTCTGTCACCGACTGGACGCGGCCGGGATCGTCAGCCTCGCCGAGCGGCTGCGGCAAGTGCTCGAGCAGCCCTTCGAGGTTGCTGGCCGCAAATGCCACATCTCCGCCAGCATCGGAATCGCAATGGCGGACAGCATCGGCGATCTGGATCTGGTGCGGGCGGCCGACATCGCGATGTATGCCGCCAAGAAGAACGGTGGCAACCGGGGCGAGCTGTTCCGCCCCTCGCTGTACGAGGAGACGACGCAGCTCGTCGAACTCGACAACGACATGCGCGGAGCAATCGAAAGCGAACAGTTTCACCTCGTGTATCAGCCGATCTTCGCCCTCAACCCGGAGACAGAGAGGCTGGTGGGGTTCGAGGCTCTGCTGCGCTGGGACCATCCGCTCCACGGTGCCCTGCAGCCCGGCATCTTCATCCCGCTCGCGGAAAGACTTGGGCACATCCATGCAATGGGCAACTGGGTCCTGCGTCGCGCGATCCTGCAGCTGCAAGCCTTCCGATCCGCCGGCCCGGAGCTGGATCTGAAGATGAACGTGAACGTGTCGCCCCTACAGCTGGCAAGGCCGGACTTTCTGGCGCGTCTCGCCGACTTGCTGGCGCAGGTGCCCGACCTCCCGCGCCACGCACTTTGCCTCGAGATCACCGAGACGTCCCTGAGCGACGAGGCCGTCTCCGAGGCCTTGATCTCGATCCGGGCGCTCGGGGTGCGGATCGCCATCGACGATTTCGGCACAGGCTTCTCGTCGTTGGCCTGCCTGCGCCGACTGCCGGTGGATGTTGCGAAGCTGGACCGGGCCTTTCTCGGCGGCGGTCATACCGCGGCCCAGGACCATAGGTTCTTTGCCGCGGTCACCGGGCTGGTCCATGCGGCGGATCTGAAGGTGGTGCAGGAGGGCATCGAGACACTCGATCAGCTTGCCCTCGTTCGCGCGGCCGGGGCTGATTTCGCTCAGGGCTTCCACCTCGCCGCCCCACTCTCCATCGCCGCCGCGCTTGGCCTGATCGCGGCATCACGAAAGGAATGA
- a CDS encoding integrase core domain-containing protein codes for MEDCYCESFNSKLREELLTGEIFYSLAAARIVVETWRHH; via the coding sequence GTGGAGGACTGCTACTGCGAGAGCTTCAACTCCAAGCTCCGCGAAGAGCTGCTGACCGGCGAGATCTTCTACAGCCTGGCCGCGGCCCGGATCGTGGTCGAGACCTGGCGCCACCACTAA
- a CDS encoding methanogen output domain 1-containing protein, which translates to MQQNLKVSMNARTDSIRDLAVPLGSDVFLRSLLRELAGTLEKVVGLDEASGYISVVGSAMGEHIDGAYRGALQVETLSRDQVGAVLVDLKRRIEGDFYILEEREERIVFGNRRCPFREHVLGRPSLCMMTSNVFGSIAAENLGYARVDIEQSIAAGDVGCRVVVYFTPKETPEPNAREYFRRQE; encoded by the coding sequence ATGCAGCAGAACCTGAAGGTTTCCATGAACGCAAGGACCGACAGCATCCGCGATCTGGCCGTGCCGCTGGGATCCGACGTCTTCCTGCGTTCGCTGCTTCGGGAACTGGCCGGCACGCTTGAGAAGGTCGTTGGCCTCGACGAAGCGTCTGGATACATCAGCGTTGTCGGCAGCGCGATGGGCGAGCATATCGATGGCGCCTACCGCGGTGCTCTGCAGGTTGAAACGCTTAGCCGAGATCAGGTCGGCGCGGTGCTGGTGGATCTGAAGCGGCGTATCGAGGGCGATTTCTACATCCTCGAAGAGCGCGAAGAGCGTATCGTATTCGGCAACCGGCGCTGCCCCTTCCGCGAGCATGTGCTGGGTCGTCCATCGCTCTGCATGATGACCTCGAACGTCTTTGGCTCGATCGCGGCCGAGAATCTCGGCTATGCGAGGGTTGATATCGAGCAGTCGATCGCAGCGGGCGACGTGGGCTGCCGCGTGGTGGTATATTTTACCCCGAAGGAGACACCCGAACCTAACGCACGCGAGTATTTTAGGCGACAGGAGTGA
- a CDS encoding sensor histidine kinase: protein MAAGIEQSLLDFLQEPVFLLTPQGRIMRANAAALRLIGGDRSGEDLGSFLETPSNEFRAWLRCCSGTSSPMAGQLLFRQPEAGPRRLRMQGARLREAGGHVMIAVRCTAPDSDRFSVLKKEVAQLNAEAHARRQRQSLLEEALHRNMIMLRELNHRVKNNIQLMVGLFSAAIRETGSEEVRDVLQAANQRLLAVGAAQALMYETQQVSMVSSAAFLEALASTLSVTLGPEVRLEVSATEGRLSSEATFPLALIVNELVTNAVKHGLRGGTGAVRIVLDRQGHEFTLIVQDDGPGIVTAGSWRRSSGLGIVKGLCRQLGAELRIEKQDGARIIVRFTDSGNEFLT from the coding sequence ATGGCGGCAGGGATCGAGCAGTCGCTTCTGGATTTCCTTCAGGAGCCGGTCTTCCTTCTGACGCCGCAGGGCCGGATCATGCGTGCCAATGCTGCCGCCCTGCGCCTCATCGGCGGTGACCGCAGTGGCGAGGATCTGGGTTCCTTTCTTGAGACGCCGTCCAATGAGTTTCGGGCATGGCTGAGGTGCTGCTCGGGAACATCGAGCCCAATGGCAGGCCAGTTGCTGTTCCGCCAGCCGGAGGCGGGACCCCGGCGCCTGCGGATGCAGGGGGCGAGGCTGCGCGAGGCGGGCGGGCATGTTATGATAGCGGTACGATGCACGGCCCCCGACTCCGACCGCTTCTCGGTACTCAAGAAGGAGGTGGCACAGCTGAATGCGGAGGCGCATGCGCGCCGCCAGCGCCAGTCGCTTCTGGAAGAGGCACTACACCGCAACATGATCATGCTGCGCGAACTCAACCACCGGGTGAAGAACAACATCCAGCTCATGGTCGGGCTCTTTTCGGCTGCCATCCGCGAGACCGGATCCGAGGAGGTGAGGGATGTGCTTCAGGCGGCCAACCAGCGCCTCCTTGCGGTCGGCGCGGCGCAGGCGCTGATGTACGAGACACAGCAAGTTTCGATGGTCTCTTCCGCCGCGTTCCTGGAGGCTCTGGCAAGCACCCTGTCGGTCACCCTTGGCCCCGAGGTGCGCCTCGAGGTTTCAGCTACCGAGGGGAGGCTGTCCAGTGAGGCCACCTTCCCGCTGGCGCTGATCGTGAACGAACTGGTGACGAACGCGGTCAAGCACGGGCTTCGCGGTGGGACAGGGGCGGTCCGCATCGTGTTGGATAGACAGGGGCATGAATTCACGCTGATCGTGCAGGATGACGGCCCCGGGATTGTGACGGCTGGCTCGTGGCGCCGCTCCTCAGGACTGGGCATCGTGAAGGGACTGTGTCGCCAGCTTGGAGCCGAGCTACGAATCGAAAAACAAGATGGGGCGCGCATTATCGTGCGGTTCACCGATAGCGGGAACGAATTCCTTACATGA
- a CDS encoding response regulator, with protein sequence MTLYSVAPPQAPEDASKLAATLENVGAGRKPPARILVVEDEWLVACEIEAALADEGLEVVGIAASAEEALQMAEVHMPELVLMDIRIRGNGDGIYAALEISRRFGLRSLFVSANDDPGTRERAQAAHPLGWLPKPFSTMQLVSAVEEALRGLRP encoded by the coding sequence ATGACCCTTTATAGCGTCGCGCCGCCTCAGGCTCCGGAAGACGCCAGCAAATTGGCGGCGACGTTGGAAAACGTGGGCGCAGGTCGGAAGCCGCCTGCCCGCATCCTCGTGGTCGAGGACGAGTGGCTAGTCGCCTGCGAGATCGAGGCCGCGCTCGCAGACGAGGGATTGGAAGTCGTCGGCATCGCCGCTAGCGCTGAGGAGGCACTCCAAATGGCCGAGGTTCATATGCCCGAACTGGTCTTGATGGACATCCGGATCCGTGGCAACGGCGACGGAATCTACGCGGCCCTCGAGATCAGCCGTCGCTTTGGCCTACGGTCCCTCTTCGTGTCCGCCAATGACGATCCCGGAACCCGCGAGCGTGCTCAGGCGGCTCATCCGCTAGGCTGGTTGCCGAAGCCCTTTTCGACAATGCAGCTCGTTTCGGCCGTCGAAGAGGCGCTGCGGGGCCTTCGACCCTGA
- a CDS encoding SulP family inorganic anion transporter, whose translation MISLTTYRQEWLGNLRGDLLSGIVVALALIPEAIAFSIIAGVDPKVGLYASFSIAVITAIAGGRPGMISAATAATAVLMVTLVRDHGLEYLLAATVLAGLIQTSAGFLRLGFVMRYVSRSVMTGFVNALAILIFLAQLPELDPRTVPPLTYLLVAGGLAIIYLFPRITRAVPSPLVTIVVLTALTFALGLDVRTVGDMGALPDTLPMFLIPDIPLTFETLQIILPYSIAVAVVGLLESLMTQNIVDDLTDTRSNRNQECIGQGLANTATGFIGGMAGCAMIGQSIINVKSGGRGRLSSFAAGVYLLFMVVVLGDLVSRIPMAALVAIMIMVSIGTFSWSSVKSLRTHPRSSSVVMLATVATVVWTHNLAIGVLVGVLLSGIFFAAKIAQLFGVTSELSKDGRERIYRVEGQLFYASVEDFMAAFDFREALDRVVIDVSRAHIWDISSVQALDMAVLKFRREGAEVRIVGMNEASETMVDRLAIHDKPGAMDRLVAH comes from the coding sequence ATGATTTCTTTGACCACCTACCGCCAGGAGTGGCTGGGCAACCTGCGGGGCGACCTGCTTTCGGGCATTGTCGTGGCGCTTGCCCTCATCCCCGAGGCCATCGCCTTCTCTATCATCGCCGGGGTCGATCCGAAGGTGGGGCTCTACGCCTCCTTCTCGATCGCCGTCATCACCGCCATCGCGGGCGGACGGCCAGGGATGATCTCGGCCGCCACCGCCGCGACCGCCGTGCTGATGGTGACCCTCGTGCGCGATCACGGGCTGGAATATCTGCTGGCGGCGACCGTGCTGGCGGGGCTGATCCAGACCAGCGCGGGCTTCCTGCGGCTGGGCTTCGTCATGCGCTACGTTTCGCGCTCGGTGATGACGGGCTTCGTCAATGCGCTGGCGATCCTGATCTTCCTGGCGCAGCTGCCCGAACTCGATCCCCGGACCGTGCCGCCACTGACCTACCTGCTGGTGGCGGGCGGGCTTGCGATCATCTACCTGTTCCCGCGGATCACCCGCGCCGTGCCCTCGCCGCTCGTCACCATCGTCGTGCTGACGGCGCTGACCTTCGCGCTGGGGCTCGATGTGCGGACGGTGGGCGACATGGGCGCGCTGCCCGACACGCTGCCCATGTTCCTGATCCCCGACATCCCCCTGACCTTCGAGACGCTGCAGATCATCCTGCCCTATTCCATCGCCGTCGCGGTGGTGGGGCTTCTGGAAAGCCTGATGACGCAGAACATCGTGGACGACCTGACCGACACGCGCTCGAACCGCAACCAGGAGTGCATCGGCCAGGGTCTGGCCAACACCGCCACCGGCTTCATCGGCGGCATGGCGGGCTGCGCCATGATCGGCCAGTCGATCATCAACGTGAAGTCGGGCGGGCGCGGGCGACTGTCGTCCTTTGCCGCCGGGGTCTACCTGCTGTTCATGGTGGTCGTGCTGGGCGATCTGGTCAGCCGGATCCCGATGGCGGCGCTGGTGGCGATCATGATCATGGTCTCGATCGGCACCTTCTCGTGGTCGTCAGTGAAGTCGCTGCGCACCCATCCGCGCTCGTCCTCGGTGGTGATGCTGGCGACGGTGGCGACCGTGGTCTGGACCCACAATCTGGCCATCGGCGTTCTGGTGGGCGTCCTGCTGTCGGGGATCTTCTTCGCGGCCAAGATCGCGCAGCTGTTCGGTGTGACATCAGAGCTGTCTAAGGACGGGCGCGAACGGATCTATAGGGTCGAGGGCCAGCTGTTCTATGCCTCGGTCGAGGATTTCATGGCGGCCTTCGACTTCCGTGAGGCACTCGACCGCGTGGTGATCGACGTGAGCCGCGCCCATATCTGGGACATCTCGTCGGTTCAGGCGCTGGACATGGCGGTGCTGAAGTTCCGCCGCGAAGGTGCCGAGGTGCGGATCGTTGGTATGAACGAGGCCTCGGAAACCATGGTGGACCGGCTGGCCATCCATGACAAGCCGGGCGCGATGGACCGGCTGGTGGCGCATTGA
- a CDS encoding universal stress protein, which translates to MTDRILALVDGSDFSRSVCLHAAWIAQRLELPVDLLHVLGRREAADRGDRSGALSLGARTALLEELAALDAARARLAQAKGRAILEDAQAILAAESVEATPHLRQGDLIDTVAEIEPSIRALVVGKRGEAAGFASDHLGSNLERILRATTVPVFIATADYRPVRKVLVAYDGGASARVAIDRMAASPVFRGLAITLTCAGNADEASRKLERARGTLLAAGVEVETCIVPGEPEVALQAKIEAEGFDLLVMGAYGHSRIRSLIIGSTTTALIRACTIPMLVYR; encoded by the coding sequence ATGACGGACAGGATTTTGGCGCTGGTGGACGGTTCGGACTTCTCGCGCAGCGTCTGCCTGCATGCGGCTTGGATCGCGCAGAGGCTCGAGCTTCCAGTGGACCTCCTGCATGTGCTGGGCCGACGAGAGGCGGCGGACCGGGGTGACCGTTCCGGTGCGCTCTCGCTGGGGGCGCGGACCGCGCTGCTCGAGGAACTGGCCGCGCTCGATGCAGCGCGGGCGCGGCTGGCGCAGGCAAAGGGGCGGGCGATCCTCGAGGATGCGCAGGCGATCCTGGCCGCCGAGAGCGTCGAGGCGACGCCCCATCTGCGGCAGGGAGACCTGATCGACACGGTGGCCGAGATCGAGCCCTCCATCCGGGCGCTGGTGGTCGGCAAGAGGGGCGAGGCGGCAGGCTTCGCCAGCGACCATCTCGGCTCGAACCTCGAGCGCATCCTGCGGGCGACGACGGTGCCGGTCTTCATCGCGACCGCAGACTACCGGCCGGTGCGCAAGGTGTTGGTGGCCTATGACGGCGGCGCCAGCGCGCGTGTGGCGATCGACCGGATGGCGGCGAGCCCGGTATTCCGCGGCCTTGCGATCACGCTGACCTGCGCGGGCAACGCGGACGAGGCCAGCCGCAAGCTCGAGCGCGCCCGCGGCACGCTTCTGGCCGCCGGAGTCGAGGTCGAGACCTGCATTGTTCCCGGAGAGCCCGAGGTGGCGCTGCAAGCAAAGATCGAGGCCGAGGGCTTTGACCTGCTGGTGATGGGCGCCTATGGCCACAGCCGGATCCGCAGCCTGATCATCGGCTCGACCACCACCGCCCTGATCCGCGCCTGCACCATCCCCATGCTGGTCTACCGGTAG
- a CDS encoding TraR/DksA family transcriptional regulator — MEEDFAVRYGPRLRAELAELRAASEGALEARRPVELDQQSVGRLSRMDALQGQAMAQAVDVRRAARQRVVEAALSRLESGEFGWCEACGEHIGVKRLDLDPTLVRCVGCAR, encoded by the coding sequence ATGGAGGAAGATTTTGCCGTCCGCTACGGCCCGCGCCTGCGCGCCGAACTTGCCGAACTGAGAGCCGCGTCCGAGGGCGCGCTCGAGGCCCGGCGCCCGGTGGAGTTGGATCAGCAGAGCGTCGGTCGGCTTTCGCGGATGGATGCGCTGCAGGGTCAGGCGATGGCGCAGGCGGTGGATGTCCGCCGCGCCGCCCGCCAGCGTGTGGTGGAAGCCGCGCTGTCGCGACTGGAAAGCGGCGAATTCGGCTGGTGCGAGGCCTGTGGCGAGCATATCGGCGTGAAGCGGCTGGACCTAGACCCAACGCTCGTGCGTTGCGTGGGCTGCGCGCGCTGA